Proteins encoded by one window of Bacteroidota bacterium:
- a CDS encoding carbon starvation protein A — protein MNIAIVMLASSVALVLAYRYYSSYISSVVGVDSKRPTPATTRNDGVDYVPTRPLVLFGHHFAAIAAAGPIVGPTLALYFGFVPAWLWIMIGVVFIGAVHDFTALFVAVREGGRSVAEVARKTLGKAGFTFYIVFAIVLCLLVIAAFLQLTAVALTSLLPPDDVSLGATTGGIHLLEHDGVMKVQIGGVASMSVIIMTILAPFIGWMIYRKRASLWLITAVALIVSFGSILFGYYYPVTLNPNSWIVIITCYVFFASWIPVWIILQPRDFVNAQILYLGLASMVIGVVGAGIGGAVINVPAFNLDEAFSAPNLGLIWPFLFITIACGAASGAHGLVCGGTSCKQLSNEKHARLIGYGGMLLEGLLALCVILLISGGMDFEKYKSLVYPAAGASNAPLAFALGLGSVLETGVGLPKVFGTIWGILLLEGFLVTTIDTLVRLSRYLLEEFWVTVLENPPSWLKSPITNSLLIVAGFLALTFTNAYLKIWPIFGAANQLLAALTLIAVTAWLAQKAKTYWFTAIPAAFMVVTTLTSLIILLGRYIRLESWTLLVTDIFLLGLAIGVVTLTFRYFYNLRANLAAQVGK, from the coding sequence ATGAACATTGCCATCGTGATGCTCGCATCGAGCGTGGCATTGGTATTGGCGTACAGATATTATAGCAGTTACATCAGCAGTGTTGTCGGAGTTGATTCGAAGCGCCCGACACCGGCAACAACGAGAAACGACGGCGTTGACTACGTTCCGACACGCCCGCTGGTATTATTCGGGCATCACTTTGCAGCAATAGCCGCCGCGGGCCCCATTGTCGGGCCGACTCTGGCCTTGTACTTCGGCTTTGTTCCGGCGTGGTTATGGATCATGATTGGCGTGGTGTTCATTGGCGCGGTACATGACTTCACGGCCTTGTTTGTCGCGGTTCGGGAAGGAGGGCGTTCCGTCGCGGAAGTCGCCCGCAAAACGCTCGGCAAGGCGGGGTTTACATTCTATATCGTTTTTGCAATTGTATTGTGTCTGCTGGTGATTGCAGCCTTTCTGCAACTCACAGCCGTTGCACTCACATCCCTCTTGCCGCCCGATGATGTGAGCCTGGGTGCAACGACCGGCGGCATCCATTTGCTCGAGCATGACGGCGTGATGAAAGTGCAAATCGGCGGTGTTGCATCGATGTCGGTGATTATCATGACGATTCTTGCTCCGTTCATCGGCTGGATGATTTACAGGAAGCGGGCGAGTCTCTGGCTGATAACGGCCGTTGCGCTTATTGTCTCGTTCGGATCCATCCTGTTTGGATACTACTATCCCGTTACGCTCAACCCGAACAGTTGGATTGTGATTATTACCTGCTATGTGTTCTTTGCTTCCTGGATTCCCGTGTGGATCATTTTGCAGCCGCGTGACTTCGTTAACGCGCAGATTCTCTATCTCGGGCTCGCCTCGATGGTGATCGGTGTTGTCGGGGCAGGAATTGGTGGGGCAGTCATCAATGTTCCGGCGTTCAATCTCGACGAGGCGTTCTCCGCTCCGAATCTTGGTCTCATCTGGCCTTTTCTCTTTATCACAATTGCGTGCGGCGCTGCCTCCGGTGCTCACGGACTTGTGTGCGGGGGAACCTCCTGCAAGCAACTCTCGAATGAAAAGCACGCCCGCCTCATCGGGTACGGGGGGATGTTGTTGGAGGGATTGCTTGCTTTGTGCGTGATTCTGCTGATTTCCGGCGGAATGGATTTCGAAAAATACAAGAGTCTTGTGTATCCCGCAGCCGGCGCCAGTAACGCGCCGCTTGCGTTCGCGCTGGGACTCGGAAGCGTGCTCGAAACAGGTGTCGGCTTGCCGAAAGTGTTCGGCACCATCTGGGGAATTCTTCTGCTCGAAGGCTTTCTGGTTACGACGATCGATACACTTGTTCGTCTTTCCCGCTACCTGCTTGAAGAATTCTGGGTGACAGTGTTGGAGAATCCGCCTTCATGGCTGAAAAGCCCGATCACCAACAGCCTTCTAATTGTTGCCGGATTTCTTGCGCTCACATTCACAAACGCGTACCTGAAAATCTGGCCGATCTTCGGCGCGGCAAATCAGCTTCTGGCCGCGCTGACGTTAATTGCCGTTACGGCATGGCTCGCTCAAAAAGCAAAGACATACTGGTTTACGGCAATCCCGGCGGCCTTCATGGTTGTGACGACGCTGACCTCGCTTATTATTCTGCTCGGCAGATACATCAGGCTTGAAAGCTGGACGTTGCTGGTGACGGACATCTTTCTTCTCGGGCTTGCAATCGGGGTCGTGACTCTGACATTCCGCTATTTCTACAATCTGCGCGCAAATCTGGCTGCACAAGTGGGAAAATAA
- a CDS encoding GWxTD domain-containing protein, with translation MKLPALVLAGMLVLAQAQAQVEISRKPTGEIIPAFDVDAISFASTTSAMSRLDVYAAIAYEQLSFVKQSDLFTASYEMTIALYDSANALVVERLWTENVTTPSFEQSVSPSSFSIIRRSIDLPPGLYKISVLYRDLESKVTRRVAKQLTVSDFTQPGLHLSDIMLIGRLAQSGDKRSITPSISPNVGNIGGSMHLFFEAYNDSILDSAQFVITILSEKNAEMLKADSLVPLTPGRNQVFLRVDQSSLPIGDYRLYVQAFPTSSRDSSLASTSRSITVRWGGLPKTIQDIDVAIDQLVYIAKDKELSYIKEATTPEEKQTRFIEFWKKRDPNPNTTRNEKMEEHYARVEYANKYFKHYTDGWRTDMGMVYIIFGTPSNVDRHPFDAGSKPYEVWSYYELNHSFVFVDQTGFGDYRLTTPIWEVQRRLRN, from the coding sequence ATGAAATTACCGGCTCTTGTTTTGGCTGGGATGCTCGTGCTTGCCCAAGCACAGGCGCAAGTGGAAATCTCAAGGAAACCGACAGGAGAGATCATCCCAGCGTTCGATGTTGATGCCATCAGTTTTGCGTCAACAACATCCGCTATGAGCCGTCTTGATGTGTACGCCGCTATAGCGTACGAGCAATTGAGTTTCGTGAAACAAAGCGATCTGTTCACAGCTTCGTATGAGATGACCATAGCGCTGTACGATTCCGCGAATGCGTTGGTTGTCGAGAGACTCTGGACGGAAAATGTCACGACGCCGAGTTTTGAACAATCCGTTTCGCCCTCTTCTTTCAGTATCATCCGCCGTTCGATTGATCTTCCACCGGGACTGTACAAAATCTCCGTTCTGTATCGTGACTTGGAAAGCAAAGTCACGCGACGGGTCGCAAAACAGTTGACGGTTTCCGACTTCACTCAACCGGGCTTGCATTTGAGCGACATTATGCTCATTGGCAGACTTGCTCAAAGCGGGGACAAGAGGAGCATTACACCCAGCATTTCCCCAAATGTCGGCAACATCGGCGGCTCAATGCATCTTTTCTTTGAAGCGTACAATGATTCGATTCTCGATTCGGCACAATTTGTTATCACGATTCTTTCAGAGAAGAACGCGGAGATGCTGAAGGCGGACTCACTTGTTCCTCTTACCCCCGGAAGAAACCAGGTCTTTCTCCGCGTCGATCAATCATCACTTCCGATTGGCGACTACAGGCTGTACGTCCAGGCATTTCCGACTTCATCGCGTGACAGTTCGCTTGCCTCCACCAGCAGATCAATCACTGTGCGTTGGGGAGGGTTGCCGAAGACAATTCAGGACATTGATGTGGCCATTGACCAACTCGTGTATATTGCAAAGGATAAGGAACTTTCCTACATCAAAGAGGCGACAACCCCCGAGGAAAAACAAACGCGTTTCATCGAGTTTTGGAAGAAGCGTGACCCGAATCCGAACACGACTCGTAACGAGAAAATGGAGGAACACTACGCCCGCGTCGAATATGCCAACAAGTACTTCAAGCATTACACAGACGGTTGGCGAACGGATATGGGGATGGTGTACATTATCTTCGGGACTCCAAGCAATGTTGACCGTCATCCATTTGATGCCGGGTCGAAACCATACGAGGTCTGGTCGTACTACGAATTGAATCATTCATTTGTTTTTGTTGATCAGACGGGCTTCGGCGACTACCGTCTCACAACGCCAATCTGGGAAGTACAACGGCGGCTGCGAAACTAA
- the rimO gene encoding 30S ribosomal protein S12 methylthiotransferase RimO translates to MQKVHVITMGCAKNIVDSEKLMAQLQLNDIEVTAEIEEADIAVINTCGFIDAAKEESIDMIVANVQRKAKGKLKKVYAMGCLTERYMVDLQKEIPEVDKFFGSSNNLNGILKELGAEYKYELLGERMLTTPSHFAYLKISEGCDNPCSFCAIPVMRGKHVGRGVEEIVAEGELLARKGVKELVIIGQDTTYFGLDNYSSRRLPALLNALADIEGIEWVRLMYAYPAKFPKEVLDVIARHPNICKYLDMPIQHVSDDVLKSMRRGMSQRALRELIDEIRNRVPGIALRTTLIVGYPNEGTKEFDELLNFVKEVKFDRLGVFTYSVEEGTAAHGLGDPVSPKEKETRKSLLMELQRNISEEKNTRLVGSMQKVLIDRKEGSLFVGRTEHDAPEIDNEVYVRNSGHLAIGSFCDVAIESASEYDLYACVANDINMGELSGSGRSISHHRGKTTQ, encoded by the coding sequence ATGCAAAAAGTGCATGTCATCACGATGGGTTGTGCAAAAAACATCGTGGATTCGGAGAAGCTGATGGCGCAACTTCAACTGAATGACATTGAAGTGACGGCGGAAATTGAAGAAGCCGACATTGCTGTTATCAACACCTGCGGCTTCATTGATGCTGCCAAGGAAGAATCCATCGACATGATTGTTGCGAATGTTCAGCGCAAAGCAAAAGGCAAGTTGAAGAAAGTCTACGCAATGGGCTGTCTCACCGAGCGCTACATGGTGGATTTGCAGAAAGAGATTCCCGAGGTTGACAAGTTCTTCGGTTCATCCAACAATCTGAACGGTATTCTCAAAGAACTGGGGGCGGAATACAAGTACGAACTGTTGGGCGAGCGGATGCTCACAACCCCGTCGCATTTCGCCTATCTGAAAATCTCCGAAGGATGCGACAATCCATGTTCATTTTGTGCGATACCCGTGATGCGGGGAAAACACGTTGGCCGTGGCGTTGAGGAGATTGTTGCAGAGGGTGAACTTCTGGCGCGCAAAGGCGTAAAAGAACTCGTCATCATCGGGCAGGATACAACCTACTTCGGGCTTGACAATTACAGTTCCCGGAGGCTTCCGGCGTTGTTGAATGCTCTTGCGGATATTGAGGGGATCGAATGGGTGCGGCTGATGTACGCCTACCCGGCGAAATTTCCGAAAGAAGTTCTTGATGTAATTGCCCGGCATCCGAATATCTGCAAATATCTTGACATGCCCATTCAGCATGTTTCGGACGACGTCCTGAAGTCGATGCGACGCGGGATGTCGCAGCGTGCTTTGCGTGAGTTGATTGATGAGATTCGCAACAGGGTTCCGGGAATTGCCCTCCGCACCACACTCATCGTCGGCTACCCGAACGAGGGCACCAAAGAGTTCGATGAATTGTTGAATTTTGTGAAAGAAGTGAAGTTCGACAGGCTCGGCGTGTTTACGTATTCCGTTGAGGAAGGTACTGCTGCGCACGGGCTTGGCGATCCCGTTTCACCGAAGGAAAAGGAAACACGGAAATCGCTGCTGATGGAACTGCAGCGGAATATCTCGGAGGAAAAAAACACCCGGCTGGTCGGCAGTATGCAGAAGGTCCTGATCGACAGGAAGGAGGGCAGCTTGTTTGTCGGGCGGACGGAGCACGACGCCCCTGAGATTGATAACGAAGTGTACGTGAGGAACAGCGGGCATCTTGCGATCGGCAGCTTCTGCGACGTTGCAATTGAAAGTGCTTCTGAGTATGATTTGTATGCATGTGTTGCGAATGACATCAATATGGGGGAGTTGTCCGGGTCGGGCAGGAGTATATCACACCATCGGGGGAAAACAACTCAATGA
- a CDS encoding YraN family protein, whose amino-acid sequence MSRHSTKESGDEGEEIAKRVLVHKGLTIVETKYRFGKSGEIDIVARDGEVLVFCEVKMRKTEEYGDPEFAITPKKQAQVRKIAHAYLYEHNIDNQECRFDVVAIKKTGGKQEINYIPNAF is encoded by the coding sequence ATGTCCAGACATTCCACAAAAGAATCCGGCGATGAGGGGGAGGAGATCGCAAAACGCGTTCTTGTGCACAAGGGGCTGACCATTGTCGAAACCAAGTACCGTTTCGGTAAATCGGGCGAGATCGATATTGTCGCAAGGGACGGTGAGGTGCTGGTGTTTTGTGAAGTAAAGATGCGCAAGACGGAAGAATACGGGGATCCGGAATTTGCCATCACCCCGAAAAAGCAGGCTCAGGTCCGGAAAATTGCCCACGCCTACTTGTATGAACACAATATCGATAATCAGGAGTGCCGCTTCGACGTTGTTGCGATAAAGAAGACCGGCGGCAAGCAGGAAATCAACTACATTCCAAACGCATTCTGA
- a CDS encoding BamA/TamA family outer membrane protein, with translation MTLLFSTLTLAFANSSIRSIAAEGNTAFTTREIKAWMLSKENLPYTPNILANDIRTIVENYRRRGYLAATVQPLVAAVPGDTLRVDLLLEIDEGKRTILGSIALQGNQQFSPEEILRLFDLKVGDPLEETILESDLDILLGRYERIGFPFVQCHVENIRLHSGNETDTLDIELKIDEGSKVAIDEIRVEGNTETNPSVVVRETRIGPGEVYNRAKVNAIKARLNRLSIFSDVSDPELYVRNNTSGLLIKVKEGSTNTFDGVIGYIPGSGIDQSGYVTGLVSVSMRNLFGTGRKLSFKWAREDRFSQELGVRYLEPWILGLPANIGGGFLQRQQDTSYVRRVVDLKAELMISEELSVAGLFNSEKVIPSAGDSLFVRVFESTITSVGAELVYDTRDDAFSPVSGARYRTDYQYGRKRISRIPAILQNTIPARVTVQRFTLDMDFFLSTFSRQVLAVGIHGRELRSARPEEGEMFRLGGSRSLRGFRENQFLGSRLTWSNTEYRFLLARRSFFYGFVDAGYYFRPEEIDRLIPKAEGFRYGYGIGIQLETGIGVLAVSFAIGSDNPSFGNGKIHFGLVNDF, from the coding sequence GTGACTCTCCTCTTCAGCACGCTCACTCTCGCGTTTGCAAACTCTTCAATCCGCTCGATTGCAGCGGAGGGAAATACGGCTTTCACAACAAGGGAAATAAAGGCGTGGATGTTGTCGAAAGAGAACCTCCCGTATACTCCCAACATTCTCGCAAACGATATTAGAACTATTGTCGAAAACTACCGGCGTCGCGGATATCTTGCTGCAACGGTGCAGCCTCTTGTTGCTGCTGTTCCCGGCGACACATTGCGTGTAGACCTGCTTCTTGAAATAGACGAAGGGAAACGGACGATTCTCGGCAGCATAGCGCTGCAGGGCAATCAGCAGTTCTCTCCAGAAGAAATTCTCAGGCTGTTTGATCTGAAGGTCGGCGACCCTCTTGAGGAAACAATCCTCGAATCGGATCTTGATATTCTGCTGGGCCGCTATGAGCGCATCGGATTTCCGTTTGTACAATGTCATGTAGAGAACATCCGGCTGCATTCCGGAAACGAAACGGATACGCTCGACATTGAATTAAAGATCGACGAAGGGAGCAAGGTTGCAATCGATGAAATTCGCGTTGAAGGAAATACTGAGACCAACCCCTCTGTTGTTGTGCGCGAAACACGGATTGGCCCCGGCGAAGTCTACAATCGCGCCAAAGTCAATGCCATCAAAGCGAGGCTGAACAGACTGAGCATCTTCTCCGATGTCAGCGATCCTGAATTGTATGTCAGGAATAACACGAGCGGGCTTCTCATCAAAGTAAAGGAAGGAAGCACGAACACCTTCGACGGTGTTATCGGCTACATTCCCGGAAGCGGCATTGATCAATCCGGCTACGTGACAGGACTTGTGTCGGTTTCGATGCGGAATCTCTTCGGCACGGGGCGTAAGTTGAGCTTCAAGTGGGCGAGAGAGGACAGGTTTTCACAGGAATTGGGCGTGCGCTATCTTGAGCCATGGATACTCGGCCTTCCTGCCAACATCGGCGGCGGATTTCTTCAGCGTCAACAGGATACATCGTACGTACGGCGGGTTGTTGATCTGAAAGCAGAACTGATGATATCCGAAGAACTTTCCGTGGCGGGACTGTTCAATTCCGAAAAGGTCATTCCGTCGGCAGGCGACTCGTTGTTTGTGAGAGTATTCGAAAGCACGATCACGTCTGTCGGGGCAGAGCTTGTATATGATACGCGGGATGACGCCTTTAGTCCCGTTTCGGGAGCCCGCTATCGAACAGACTATCAATATGGAAGAAAAAGAATAAGCCGGATCCCGGCCATACTTCAAAACACAATTCCTGCACGGGTAACGGTGCAGCGATTCACGCTCGATATGGATTTCTTTCTCTCCACATTCAGTCGTCAGGTTCTTGCCGTCGGAATTCACGGGCGTGAATTACGGAGCGCACGGCCTGAAGAGGGGGAGATGTTCAGATTAGGAGGAAGCCGCTCGCTCCGCGGATTCAGAGAGAATCAATTTCTTGGTTCGAGACTCACCTGGTCGAATACGGAATACCGCTTTCTTCTGGCTCGACGTTCCTTCTTTTACGGATTTGTTGATGCCGGCTACTACTTTCGCCCGGAAGAAATCGACCGGCTTATCCCGAAAGCTGAAGGTTTCCGGTACGGGTACGGCATCGGCATTCAACTGGAAACGGGGATCGGTGTGCTTGCGGTGAGTTTTGCTATAGGCAGCGACAATCCGTCATTCGGAAACGGAAAGATTCATTTCGGATTGGTCAATGACTTCTGA
- a CDS encoding ribonuclease HII, which translates to MTSDNHSAPPVDMFRFERELWGRGIHHIAGIDEAGRGPLAGPVVAAAVIFERDKQIPGVNDSKQLSHEEREELYQLIIARALTFGVGIVHHDVIDSINILQATYRAMHEATRQLSIVPDHLLIDGNRFAENGIPFTTIIDGDALSFSVAAASIVAKVTRDRLMVEFDTLYPGYGFAKHKGYATPEHREAIKQLGLCEIHRRSFTVRPQLEFEFSD; encoded by the coding sequence ATGACTTCTGACAACCATTCAGCGCCCCCGGTTGATATGTTCCGGTTCGAACGGGAGTTATGGGGGAGAGGCATTCATCATATAGCGGGAATAGATGAAGCGGGTCGCGGACCGCTTGCCGGCCCCGTGGTTGCCGCCGCCGTCATCTTCGAGCGTGACAAACAGATTCCCGGTGTCAATGATTCGAAGCAGCTTTCCCATGAAGAGCGGGAAGAACTCTATCAACTCATCATTGCCCGAGCGCTGACGTTCGGCGTTGGCATTGTGCATCATGATGTTATTGATTCGATCAACATTCTGCAGGCAACATACAGGGCAATGCACGAGGCAACCCGCCAATTGTCGATTGTGCCCGACCATCTGCTGATTGACGGCAATCGCTTTGCAGAGAACGGGATTCCCTTCACGACAATTATTGATGGCGACGCGCTGAGTTTTTCAGTTGCCGCCGCGTCAATTGTTGCGAAGGTCACCCGCGATAGATTGATGGTCGAATTCGACACGCTCTATCCCGGCTACGGTTTTGCAAAACACAAAGGTTACGCTACGCCGGAACACCGCGAAGCAATCAAGCAACTCGGATTGTGCGAGATTCACAGGCGTTCGTTCACCGTCCGACCCCAACTGGAGTTCGAGTTCTCCGACTGA